In one Pseudarthrobacter oxydans genomic region, the following are encoded:
- a CDS encoding DUF1326 domain-containing protein: MDGVPTGPGGECRNLNVFHIATGSHDATDLSGVDFAFVALFPTNLTGGGWKVGAVVDQSASDDQVSALETILRGQAGGPFGDFAGLYGEWLGLERATVTFTDGERPSGSVSDKAQFTFEPLPGPDGGATTMKNAMYGFAPEFRIGKGPGHVDLFGIDFDGVYGETSDFTFASEMAEGAPKGRV; encoded by the coding sequence GTGGACGGCGTGCCCACCGGGCCCGGGGGCGAGTGCCGCAACCTGAATGTCTTCCATATCGCAACGGGGAGCCACGACGCCACGGACCTTTCCGGCGTCGACTTCGCCTTCGTGGCCTTGTTCCCCACGAATCTGACAGGGGGCGGCTGGAAGGTGGGTGCCGTCGTCGACCAGTCCGCATCCGACGACCAGGTGAGCGCCCTGGAAACCATCCTTCGCGGCCAGGCCGGGGGACCCTTCGGCGACTTTGCCGGCCTGTACGGCGAGTGGCTGGGACTGGAACGCGCCACAGTCACGTTCACGGACGGTGAGCGGCCCTCCGGTTCAGTCTCGGACAAGGCTCAGTTCACGTTCGAGCCGCTGCCCGGACCCGACGGCGGCGCGACCACAATGAAGAACGCGATGTACGGCTTTGCGCCTGAGTTCCGGATCGGAAAGGGGCCCGGGCACGTGGACCTTTTCGGTATCGACTTCGACGGCGTCTACGGCGAAACGTCCGACTTCACGTTCGCCAGTGAGATGGCGGAGGGTGCCCCCAAGGGCCGGGTCTGA
- a CDS encoding DUF2182 domain-containing protein gives MAKASRVDPREAVLVAVLLVLAAASWILASTQLTGMDMGIWTAPGPVGFFTVTWVVMLAAMMFPSVAPMVVAYHRIQRHRRQGGQYAPAGSTAAFVAGYLASWTAFGLVAYGLYAWAAAAVPGVFAADQGGRYIAAGVIMMAAVYQFTPAKNVSLMKCRSPMDFILHRMRPGYAGAVRMGVEHGAWCVACCWALMTALFALGAMSVGWMALIGAFIAGEKMLPWKRLANWSVAVALAAIALGVALAPSATTGMGM, from the coding sequence GTGGCGAAAGCCTCCCGTGTCGATCCGCGGGAGGCAGTCCTCGTGGCTGTCCTGCTGGTCCTCGCCGCTGCCAGCTGGATATTGGCGTCCACGCAGCTGACCGGGATGGACATGGGTATCTGGACGGCCCCGGGGCCGGTGGGCTTCTTCACCGTGACGTGGGTGGTGATGCTCGCAGCCATGATGTTCCCGTCCGTGGCACCGATGGTGGTGGCATACCACCGGATCCAGCGGCACCGACGGCAGGGCGGACAGTACGCTCCGGCAGGGTCCACTGCCGCCTTCGTGGCCGGGTACCTCGCATCATGGACGGCCTTTGGCCTGGTGGCGTATGGGCTCTATGCGTGGGCGGCCGCGGCGGTGCCAGGGGTTTTCGCTGCTGACCAGGGCGGGCGCTACATTGCGGCCGGAGTCATCATGATGGCGGCGGTTTATCAGTTCACCCCGGCAAAAAACGTCAGCCTGATGAAATGCCGGTCCCCGATGGACTTTATCCTGCACCGGATGCGGCCGGGCTACGCGGGTGCCGTCCGGATGGGCGTGGAGCACGGCGCCTGGTGTGTGGCCTGCTGCTGGGCGCTGATGACGGCGCTGTTCGCGCTTGGCGCGATGAGCGTCGGATGGATGGCCCTGATCGGGGCCTTCATCGCGGGGGAGAAGATGCTGCCGTGGAAGCGGCTGGCCAACTGGTCCGTTGCGGTGGCGCTGGCTGCCATTGCACTCGGTGTGGCACTTGCTCCCTCGGCGACAACCGGGATGGGAATGTAG
- a CDS encoding GYD domain-containing protein, protein MPKYLFEATYMGEGIKGLMKEGGTKRREALAEALKSIGGSLESFYYAFGYYDVLGVFEAPDDASAAALSLIVNSTGSVNVRLKPLLTVEDIDEAAKKTPSYRAPGQ, encoded by the coding sequence ATGCCGAAGTATCTGTTTGAAGCAACGTACATGGGCGAGGGAATCAAGGGGCTCATGAAGGAAGGGGGCACCAAGCGGCGTGAGGCCCTGGCCGAGGCCCTCAAGTCCATAGGCGGTTCGCTGGAGAGCTTCTACTACGCGTTTGGCTACTACGACGTCCTTGGCGTTTTCGAGGCGCCGGACGACGCCAGTGCCGCAGCACTGTCACTGATCGTCAATTCCACAGGGAGCGTCAACGTCCGCCTGAAGCCGCTCCTCACCGTGGAAGACATCGACGAGGCAGCCAAGAAGACCCCGTCGTACCGGGCCCCGGGACAGTAG
- a CDS encoding ester cyclase, translating to MSRTEVEQIDDRGMAAWDQHDTAAFAGLLADDFTFSDVMVPEPFRTRDEVQTYMDSWFTAFPDMRIKTTRRVVSDDEVAGEVEFTGTNTGPLRMGGQEIPATGKSVVGTGAYFASVRDGKIVSFRAHPDVASLMGQLGLMPGM from the coding sequence ATGTCACGCACTGAAGTAGAGCAAATTGACGACCGCGGAATGGCGGCCTGGGACCAGCATGACACGGCGGCCTTCGCCGGCCTGCTGGCCGATGATTTCACCTTTTCGGATGTTATGGTCCCCGAGCCTTTCCGCACGCGGGATGAGGTCCAGACCTACATGGACTCATGGTTCACGGCGTTTCCGGACATGCGCATCAAGACCACCAGGAGGGTGGTCAGCGACGACGAGGTCGCGGGAGAAGTGGAGTTCACCGGCACAAACACCGGTCCGCTTCGCATGGGAGGCCAGGAGATTCCGGCCACGGGCAAATCGGTGGTTGGAACCGGCGCGTATTTCGCGTCGGTCAGGGACGGAAAAATCGTCTCGTTCCGGGCCCATCCGGACGTTGCATCATTGATGGGGCAGTTGGGGTTGATGCCCGGGATGTGA